In Tachysurus vachellii isolate PV-2020 chromosome 7, HZAU_Pvac_v1, whole genome shotgun sequence, the DNA window cataaaatgtgcaagtctgatgtaatagtgcacaatattatgggatgtattatgtgtatgcctgactaaagagatgagtttttaatctacatttgaactgggaaagtgtgtctgagccccgaacactatcaggaagactattccagtgTTTGGGAGTTAAATACGAAAATGCTCTAcagcctttagtagacttagatattctgggaactaccagaagtcctgagttttgtgatctcagagagcgtgaaggattgtaacgtgttaaaagactagttagatacatgggagctaaaccgttaagagccttgtatgtaagtagcagcagtttgtaataaattctaaacttaacagatagccagtgtagagatgataaaattggggttatatggtcatactttcttgtcctagtgagaactctggcagctgcattttggactaaatgtagcctatttattaaagatacagaacaaccacctagtaatgcattacaatagtccagtctagaggtcatgaatgcatgaactagcttctcagcatcagatacagacaggatgtttctcagcttggcaatatttctaaggtggaagaaggctgtttttgtggtatgggcgatatgattttcaaaagacaggttgctgtctaatacaacacccaggtctttcactgtcgagctactagtaacagtacatccctctaaatggaagttgaattgtgagcaCCCTACAGTAGAAATGGCACCCCTTCCCTACTAACCCCTTTCCAATAATAGAACTCAACAAATAAAGAATGATAAACTGTAACttacaacagaaagaaaaacatcctgTTGCAGAGATGTCAATTccaacaacagaaaaaataacaaaatatcaaacaaagcaagagagagtgggccaaaaaacaaaaacaaatacatcctAAGacgtaacatactgtataagtggaataaagaACTCAAATCACCCAGTCatgaaaagttttatttaaaaataatcagctcTGGGAAGAAAATCATTTTGCTTCATCCCACCTcactgtcattgattatttttaataaaggcacttctgagatttattttaattaagatatatatttgtaaataacattcactgaaaaattcatgaatctattctacaaaaataacatttttacactaacagtAACTGACACCCCAACAAGTGCCTTTACACAGTTTAGGAAAACTTGTAGACATTCTggtctgtgattttcacacctaaactacagatgcagtttactccatttacaccatttatcaACAATGTGTAACATTTTCTATTCTATCAAATCTAGTTTCTCATGACTCCAGCAGTCTCCTGTCTGAAGATCAGCTGCTGTGTTCGATCTGTCTGGATGTGTTCACTGATCCAGTCACCACTCCATGTGGACACAACTTCTGTAACAGCTGCCTTACACAGTGCTGGAACAAGAGTCAATACTGTCACTGTCCATTATGTAAAGAGAAATTCACCAAGAGACCTGAACTGAAGATTAATACAACACTGAGAGAGGTTGCAGATCACTTCAAGAAGAAAAGAGATTCTGACAAACATGAGGTTCTTTGTGATGCCTGCAGTGGAGAGAAGCTGAAGGCCCTGAAATCCTGTCTGGATTGTGGTGCTAGTTTGTGTAAAACCCATTTAGAGTTTCATAATAATATGCCCAAATTTAAGAAACACAAGCTTATAAACcctgtggagaacctggaggactaCATATGCCAGAAACATGAGAGATCTCTGGAGCTGTTCTGTAGAGATgatcagacgtgtgtgtgtcagttctgcACTGAGACAGACCACAAGAATCACAACACTGTTCCTatagaggaggagagcagagagaggaaggTGAGAAACACTGATTAACTTCCAGTAGGAGATCAGATAGGAAGAttgtgatttaaatttaaatttagcaAAATTACTTTAACTAAATTATTTatcttcctctctgtcctcAGACTCAGCTGgtgaaaacacagacagatgtgcAGCAGATGATTCAGGACCGACTGAAGAAGATAAAAGAGATCAAACACTCAGCAGagcaaagaaaagtgtgtaCAAACATGACAAGTTCATAGCCtataaattcagttttatttattttgtagaaaTTAACAAAGTTCACTATTCAGTGTTATCTGATAGAAGTGGAAATGTTTTCCACCTttagagaagcacagagaaagagaaagcagacagtgTTGAAGTCTTCACTGCTCTGATTCGCTCCATTGAGAGAAGTCAGGCTGAGCTGCTGGaggtgatggaggagaagcagaaagcagcagagacGCAGGCTGAAGGACTTATTAaagagctggagcaggaaatcagtgtgctaaagaggagagacactgagctggagcagctctcacacactgaggagcatctccacctcctacaggtcagtgttcctctttctgctcactgacaatgcagaacatcacagaacaacactcaccatgctgagggatttctcctctctcctgctctacTGTAGATTTACTCCTCCATGTGCAGCCCTCCACACACCAAGAACTGGACTGAGatcagtattaacactgatgtgAGTGGGGACACTGTGAGGAcagctctgtctcagcttcagcaGACTCTGAATGAGAAACTCACTAAAACGCTCAATAACAAGTTAAATGAAACAGGtgagaaattattttgtactttagatttgataaaaaagtctctaataataaactaaagtaGATGTTTTAGATATATGTTttgcaaaatctaaataaaatcaagcaataactgatctgaaatctaatgacagtgatgttttgttgtaattagtttccacagaactgaagaggattcagcagtatgcaggtacagtgagctttctgatttcctctcatattaaaatgtacatatcagcattacaccactgcatcatcacacttattttcatctgtagatctctccagataaaaggagtattaaagtgtctcattatcctcctcactatagctccttattactgtcatgcactaaagcccttaaacccttttctactttagaaacactgatcatcttcttacatttcactaataaaataatgcaggaacagatgtatgtttgtacagagATTAACTTTATACCTTTATTAACTGCATGATAAAAGATTGATTTCTTTGACTATCAGTGGTAAATGTAATCTTTATGCTGTACAAAAGGTCAGAGTTTTAAACTTCTGCAGTTAGAAAAGAGTTTTTACACCATGCAGTGTTTCTGTCATTTACAAATAAGCTTGAACATAAAAGTCATGAATGTgttctacaaaaatatattttttacactaacactaacagacACCCTAAACAAGTATCtttgataaaacatttttgtctcagttaaataaaacatgtagaaATTCAAGTCTGTGATTTTCAGCCCTAAACTACAGACACAGTTTATTATATAGAGACTATTACTGAACTATTTTGTCCATCAGGATCAAGATTTTCCTCAAATGTGTTTCTCTCATGTTCTGtgactctttctgtctttcctgagtgataaaaatcacaaacacaaatatatcatTAAAGTAAAGTTGCAGAAggaataaaatttatatttctaatcagaatcaggaaaacCTCCACATGTTCAAACTAATGACAGAGAGAGCTTCATgtagcacagagagagagagagagagagagagagagagagagagagagaaagagagagagagagagagagagagagtcagtgttTGAGAATCtgtcgtgcgtgtgtgtgtgtttgagagagagagagagagaatatatgttgtgtttatgtgtgtgagaatgtgtgtgtgtgtgtgtgtgtgtgtgtgtgtgtaaatgagtataTCTGCTTATGCTGGTGTGATTTATGATTTCTTCAATCTTCATCATTTACCCAAACATCTACCTTTTAGTGTAAAactctacaaaacaaacaagtaaacaaacaaataactaaaaaacttgagaggaaacaTTTACAATGTGATTATTCAGTATCCTATCAGGTAACACAATACATACCTGTCAAGCTCATCAACATTTCACTGAATTCATATGGATCATTTTATTGtgacaaaacacagaaacaaggcATTATGTATTTGAACAAGCTACAGTAAGTTCAGAAGTACAGACTCTAGGAaaatccactggtgtcccagGGGCAGAAACCAGGGGTGTAGATTCTCCTCTGTCTTCATCATATAGAtactaaaatgttaaaatctcaCTATAAGAAGAAGCAGAACCTCTGGAACAGAGGGCCttttgctcaggagcccagcagggGCAACTTTAACCCCAATCTTCTGATCATCAACACTGAGAATTAACCACTTTAACTACCACTGCCCCAAAGAAATAACACcaactaacaaacaaataaataaataaatgaataaataaatgatgtttatatattttaatcagtTACAGACTGCCTTCATTTGGACTTATGCtctgtgtaatatttttaatgaaacaatcatAAATGCTTGTGGACAAC includes these proteins:
- the LOC132848813 gene encoding E3 ubiquitin-protein ligase TRIM39-like — translated: MAESLSQTKGRRRRSMEEPEIFSHDSSSLLSEDQLLCSICLDVFTDPVTTPCGHNFCNSCLTQCWNKSQYCHCPLCKEKFTKRPELKINTTLREVADHFKKKRDSDKHEVLCDACSGEKLKALKSCLDCGASLCKTHLEFHNNMPKFKKHKLINPVENLEDYICQKHERSLELFCRDDQTCVCQFCTETDHKNHNTVPIEEESRERKTQLVKTQTDVQQMIQDRLKKIKEIKHSAEQRKRSTEKEKADSVEVFTALIRSIERSQAELLEVMEEKQKAAETQAEGLIKELEQEISVLKRRDTELEQLSHTEEHLHLLQIYSSMCSPPHTKNWTEISINTDVSGDTVRTALSQLQQTLNEKLTKTLNNKLNETVSTELKRIQQYAVDVTLDPDTAHPDLILSADGKQVTHGDTRQNLPDTPQRFDYCSCVLGKQSFSSGRFYYEVQVRGKTEWDVGVAKENINRKGKITLTPQNGFWTVILRNENQYKACPVPPVPLTLREKVEVVGVFVDYEEGLVSFYDVKSRSHIYSFTGQSFTEKLYPYFSPYLNVGGKNSAPLIISPVFKTE